The genomic segment GTTGAATGAGCTGATCGAGTTGGCCGAGACCACAGCGGCCATACCTTCTTTCAATACATCGGATAAGGCCTTTCCTACGAGTGCAACTACGACCAAGACTTTGGTATACAAGGAGTCCAACATTCATGATTTTGCTTGGTTCGCTGATAAGAGATTCCATGTACTCAAGGGTGAGGTACAACTACCCAATTCTGGTAGGACCGTGCATACCTGGGCCTATTTTCCCAATCACAATGCTGAACTCTGGCAGGATGCCATTGAGTATTTGAACGATGCCGTCTATTATTACTCGCTGTGGTATGGAGACTACCCATATACGAACTGTTCGGCCGTACATGCACCCGGGAGCAGAGGCGGTATGGAGTATCCGAATATCACCATCATCGGTAATAATTCCACTCCCATGGCCTTGGAGACCGTGATCATGCACGAAGTGGGTCATAACTGGTTCTATGGAATACTGGGGAGCAATGAGAGGGACCATCCCTGGATGGATGAAGGGCTCAATACATTCAGCGAGATGCGATACTTCAACACCAAGTATCCGGACAACAAGCTCTATCCCTTTCAACTCAAAAAAGAATCACAGGCCGAGTTCCTTGGGATAGAAGAACATCCCTATCCATACATTCATCAGATGCTCTATCGGGTGCAGGCCAGGAGAAATCTGGATCTACCCATCACTTCGTGTAGCGAGGATCTTGTAGGAACCAACTACAGCGCCATTGCTTATTCTAAGACCGGCCTCTCTTTCTACTATCTGAAAGTCTATCTGGGTGAGGATACATTTAACTCCATCATGCAGCAATATTTCGAAACGTGGAAATTCAAACACCCCACCCCAACTGATCTGCAGAAGCTATTTGAAGACCATGTGGATGAAGATCTCTCGTGGTTTTTCGATGACCTGCTGAGGACCGATAAAAAACTGGAATACAAGATCTCAAAGGCCAGACGGGACAAGATCCTTATCAAGAACAAAGGACAGCTCCAATCCCCGGTCTTGGTCAATCAACACCGAGGTGACAGTACCTTACAATCGACCTGGGTCCAAGGTTTTGAAGGAAAGCAATGGGTCATACTCGACCTAGACATTGATGCTGATCGTGTATCCATTTTCGGCTATACCTATCCCGACCTGGAACCTGATAATAATTCTGCAAGACTGAATGGCTTGGCAAGAACGATGGAGTCACTAAGGATTCAACCGTTTGGAGCCATAGAAGATCCAAATCGAACTACGCTGAATCTACTACCAGCCATTGGATGGAACTATCACAATGGAGTGATGCTCGGTGGCTATCTATACAATGATATACTGCCCTTGAATGGATTCGAGTATAGCTTGATGCCCATGTATTCCTTGGGGTCGAATGAATTTGCCGGTCTAGGAGAATTGCGCCATAATTTTTTGGTCCAGAATTCCATCATTTCTCGCATCAGTCCATTCATCCGGGCCAGGCAATTCTCATATGATGAGAGCCCAGGCAGTTACTATCAGAAACTGAATCCCGGAGTGATCGTGAGGTTCAAGCGTAAGGTCAACAGCCTTCCCGTGGACAATGAGATCCAACTCGATTATATACATGCCACCGATATGTCGGCCCATATGGATGATGAGCGCTCCTATGTCAGACTGCATGTCAGGCAGACCAACAGAGAGATTGTCTCACCACATCAAATTGAGCTGATGGCCGAAATGAGCGATGGATATACCAAAGCCTCGATAGACCTCAGTTACAAGCACACCTATATCTACAAGAATTCATTGGACATCAGATTCTTTGCCGGAGCATTCCTGAATAGAAGCAGTGCTACTCCGAGTCTCTTCAATTTCTATTCGGGTGGCACGGCAGGACTCAACGACTACACCTATGATGGTCTCTATCTGGGACGCGCGCTGGACCCGACCAGCGAATTGTTCGTTTCAAATCAATTCACCCGTGATGAAGGAGGTTTTGTCACATTCAACCCACTGGCCAATAGCGAGGAATACCTAGTCTCCTTAAATGTCTCTTCTTCCCTACCCATCGCAAAGAATATCCCTATTCAATTCTATGTGAATGCCGCCCTTCTGGGTGAGCGAGGATTATCCACCGAAATACTGAGGGATGAAGAACCCTACCTCTATGAGGCGGGGGTCAAGCTACAGGTGATACGGAATCTGTTGGAATTCTACTTCCCTCTTTTCGCATCTGAAGAGCTACAGGAC from the Flavobacteriales bacterium genome contains:
- a CDS encoding M1 family metallopeptidase translates to MSRLGHLEQAYQITQWYPKPAVYDRDGWHAFPYLDIGEFYSEYGSFEVSITVPENYVVGATGELQSQEQLNELIELAETTAAIPSFNTSDKAFPTSATTTKTLVYKESNIHDFAWFADKRFHVLKGEVQLPNSGRTVHTWAYFPNHNAELWQDAIEYLNDAVYYYSLWYGDYPYTNCSAVHAPGSRGGMEYPNITIIGNNSTPMALETVIMHEVGHNWFYGILGSNERDHPWMDEGLNTFSEMRYFNTKYPDNKLYPFQLKKESQAEFLGIEEHPYPYIHQMLYRVQARRNLDLPITSCSEDLVGTNYSAIAYSKTGLSFYYLKVYLGEDTFNSIMQQYFETWKFKHPTPTDLQKLFEDHVDEDLSWFFDDLLRTDKKLEYKISKARRDKILIKNKGQLQSPVLVNQHRGDSTLQSTWVQGFEGKQWVILDLDIDADRVSIFGYTYPDLEPDNNSARLNGLARTMESLRIQPFGAIEDPNRTTLNLLPAIGWNYHNGVMLGGYLYNDILPLNGFEYSLMPMYSLGSNEFAGLGELRHNFLVQNSIISRISPFIRARQFSYDESPGSYYQKLNPGVIVRFKRKVNSLPVDNEIQLDYIHATDMSAHMDDERSYVRLHVRQTNREIVSPHQIELMAEMSDGYTKASIDLSYKHTYIYKNSLDIRFFAGAFLNRSSATPSLFNFYSGGTAGLNDYTYDGLYLGRALDPTSELFVSNQFTRDEGGFVTFNPLANSEEYLVSLNVSSSLPIAKNIPIQFYVNAALLGERGLSTEILRDEEPYLYEAGVKLQVIRNLLEFYFPLFASEELQDYLEATTDTYLQQVRFTFNIDRLNMHDLARELK